One part of the Vicia villosa cultivar HV-30 ecotype Madison, WI linkage group LG6, Vvil1.0, whole genome shotgun sequence genome encodes these proteins:
- the LOC131611055 gene encoding MDIS1-interacting receptor like kinase 2-like: MNFKNSLVYNFYGQKICIAFLVIWGLIFGIESVTLKSQLQNEANAILKSRWWNTSDAQFNISRRCYWPDISCKKDGSIYEFSVKSARIYNVKFSALNLSAFDNLEILTLSSLNLEGAVLKEIGFLSKLTHLDLSSNYLEGKIPFSLENLTKLTHLNLSYNGFELKIPPSLKNLTKLTHLDLSSNIFKGEIVPSLGNFEQLKYLDISHNKFNGSIPNELGFQNNLTRLNLSFNRFKVEVLPSLENLTKLIHLDLSSNLLEGEIPQYSLGNLIQLQELDISNNMIQSFIPYELGFLKNLTRLDLSHNRFKREVFPSIVNLTKLTYLALSFNSLEGELPLLLGNLRKLNYLDISNNKIQGSIVSLENLIQLQILDISNNFFNGSLPSNLGQLTKLQVLQLNKNFLGGTLPVSLRNLSQLKILDISDKTFINLSHNLISGEIPSYIGNFQQLYLNNNNLTGRIPQSLCRAGYIDISYNCIKDFVSFCTNIYTRNKDECIDISFRQFQPWSPHKSKNKEMHFVVIAISIFIVLTLAFSLLICLKLRHNSKKKNHGITTTTKDGDFFSIWNYDGKIAYDDIIKATENFDIRYCIGTGGYGSVYKAQLPCGKVVALKKLHGYEAEISSFDESFRNEVRILSEIKHRHIVKLYGFCLHKRIMFLIYQYMERGSLFSILYDDVEAMEFNWRKRVNFVKGVAFGLSYLHHDCPTPIVHRDVSSGNILLNSNWEPSVADFGTARLLQYESSNPTIVAGTIGYIAPELVYTMVVNEKCDVYSFGVVALETLVGRHPEDILSLLQSTSIQGIKLCEVLDKRLSLPNNDIVLRDIIRVGAIAFACLNLNPSLRPTMKSVSQNFVIELPPLNIPLSGISLQQLMSQKLKALFHIVNL, encoded by the exons ATGAACTTCAAAAATTCTTTAGTCTATAATTTCTATGGTCAAAAAATATGTATAGCCTTTCTTGTTATTTGGGGTTTGATCTTTGGGATCGAATCTGTCACACTAAAATCTCAACTTCAAAATGAAGCAAATGCAATACTCAAGTCTAGGTGGTGGAATACGTCTGACGCACAGTTTAACATCTCAAGACGTTGTTATTGGCCCGATATATCTTGCAAGAAGGATGGAAGCATATATGAATTCAGCGTTAAAAGTGCTAGAATTTATAATGTTAAATTTTCAGCACTCAACCTATCTGCTTTTGATAATTTAGAAATTCTTACTTTAAGTTCATTGAATCTTGAAGGGGCTGTTCTAAAAGAAATTGGTTTCCTCTCCAAACTCACTCATCTTGATTTGTCTTCTAATTATCTTGAAGGTAAGATACCATTTTCATTAGAAAATCTCACAAAACTCACTCATCTAAATTTGTCTTATAATGGGTTTGAACTTAAGATACCTCCTTCATTAAAAAATCTTACAAAACTCACTCATCTTGATTTGTCATCTAATATATTTAAAGGTGAGATAGTTCCTTCACTAGGCAACTTTGAACAATTAAAGTATTTGGACATCTCTCATAACAAATTTAACGGTTCCATTCCAAATGAGTTAGGGTTCCAAAACAATCTCACAAGATTAAATCTATCTTTCAATAGATTCAAAGTCGAGGTGCTTCCTTCACTAGAAAATCTCACAAAACTCATTCATCTTGATTTGTCTTCTAATTTACTTGAAGGTGAAATACCTCAATATTCACTAGGAAATCTCATACAACTACAAGAGTTAGACATCTCTAACAACATGATTCAAAGTTTCATTCCTTATGAGTTGGGGTTTTTAAAAAATCTCACAAGATTAGATCTATCTCACAATAGATTCAAAAGAGAGGTGTTTCCTTCAATAGTAAATCTCACAAAACTCACTTATCTTGCTTTGTCCTTTAATTCTCTTGAAGGTGAGTTACCACTTTTATTGGGAAACCTTAGAAAATTAAACTACTTAGACATATCCAACAACAAGATTCAAGGTTCCATTGTTTCACTAGAAAATCTCATACAACTACAAATTTTAgacatttcaaacaattttttcaATGGTTCCCTCCCATCTAACTTGGGTCAATTAACCAAATTGCaagtgttacaattaaataaaaactttcTCGGTGGAACCCTTCCAGTTTCGTTAAGAAATCTTTCTCAATTAAAAATTCTTGATATTTCCGACAAAACTTTCATAAACCTCAGTCACAATCTTATTAGTGGTGAAATTCCATCTTACATTGGAAATTTTCAACAACTTTATCTCAACAATAACAATTTAACTGGAAGAATTCCCCAATCTCTCTGTAGGGCCGGTTATATAGATATTTCCTACAATTGTATCAAGGATTTCGTTTCATTTTGTACTAACATTTATACAAGGAACAAGGATGAATGTATCGACATTTCTTTTAGACAATTCCAACCTTGGTCACCTCATAAGAGTAAGAATAAAGAAATGCATTTTGTTGTCATAGctatttcaatttttattgttCTAACTCTAGCATTCTCACTCCTAATATGCTTGAAACTTCGTCATAATTCTAAAAAGAAAAATCATGGAATCACAACGACAACAAAAGATGGAGATTTTTTTAGTATATGGAATTATGATGGAAAGATTGCATACGATGACATTATAAAAGCAACAGAAAACTTTGACATAAGATATTGCATCGGAACTGGCGGATATGGAAGTGTTTATAAGGCACAATTACCATGTGGCAAAGTTGTTGCCTTAAAGAAACTTCACGGATATGAAGCCGAGATTTCATCTTTTGATGAGAGTTTTAGAAATGAAGTGAGAATTTTATCAGAAATAAAGCATCGACATATTGTGAAACTTTATGGATTCTGCTTGCACAAAAGAATTATGTTTTTGATCTATCAGTACATGGAGAGAGGAAGTTTGTTTTCTATCTTGTATGATGATGTAGAAGCCATGGAATTCAATTGGAGAAAGAGGGTTAACTTTGTTAAAGGAGTCGCATTTGGTTTGTCATATCTTCATCATGATTGCCCAACTCCCATAGTGCATAGAGATGTATCTAGTGGCAACATCTTGCTAAACTCTAACTGGGAGCCAAGTGTAGCTGACTTTGGCACAGCTCGACTTCTCCAATATGAATCATCCAATCCAACTATAGTTGCTGGAACTATCGGATATATCGCTCCAG AACTTGTCTATACTATGGTTGTCAATGAAAAATGTGATGTATATAGTTTTGGTGTAGTTGCACTTGAAACTTTAGTGGGACGACACCCTGAAGATATTTTGTCATTACTTCAATCTACATCAATACAAGGTATCAAATTATGTGAAGTATTAGACAAACGTCTCTCACTTCCCAACAATGACATAGTTTTACGTGACATAATTCGTGTTGGCGCAATTGCATTTGCCTGCTTAAATCTCAATCCTTCTTTACGGCCAACAATGAAAAGTGTCTCACAAAATTTTGTCATTGAGCTTCCACCATTGAACATTCCTTTGAGTGGAATTTCGCTGCAACAACTCATGAGTCAAAAACTCAAAGCTTTATTTCACATTGTGAATCTTTGA
- the LOC131611056 gene encoding uncharacterized protein LOC131611056, with translation MANKFCFEALDKSLKDIMSETNNGTNPIFGGKVIVFGGDFRQILPVVPRGSRSDIIHATINASYIWDYCKVLKLTKNMWLQSGNSTSSIEEVEQFSNWILQIGDSKVLETNDGYAELSIPEEFLIFNFNDRIEAIVSSTYPNLVDNYKDPHFLQSRAILASRLRSSTN, from the coding sequence ATGGCCAATAAGTTTTGCTTTGAGGCACTTGATAAAAGTTTGAAAGATATAATGAGTGAAACTAATAACGGGACAAATCCAATTTTTGGGGGAAAAGTCATTGTATTTGGCGGTGATTTTAGACAGATCCTACCTGTTGTACCAAGAGGGAGTCGGTCTGATATTATTCACGCTACCATTAATGCGTCTTACATATGGGACTATTGTAAGGTCTTGAaacttacaaagaatatgtggcTACAAAGTGGTAATTCTACCTCATCAATTGAAGAAGTTGAACAATTCTCAAATTGGATACTTCAGATAGGTGATAGCAAAGTTTTGGAAACTAATGATGGTTATGCTGAACTTTCAATTCCTGAAGAATTTCTAATCTTTAACTTCAATGACCGAATAGAAGCAATTGTTTCAAGTACCTATCCCAATTTGGTGGACAACTACAAAGACCCGCATTTTCTACAAAGTAGAGCTATTTTGGCTTCAAGATTGAGGTCGTCGACGAATTAA